One window of Pirellulales bacterium genomic DNA carries:
- a CDS encoding PVC-type heme-binding CxxCH protein, with the protein MRCCFLAAIASFFVATPAIAVEQRLSVLFLGDQGHHRPAVMHNLVTDTFAKQGIDLTFTTDANALNGDNLAKYDGLLIFRDSGDLPADNETALLAFIENGKGLVAVHCASHCFRNSPKYTALVGGRFAHHGTGDFRARIIDAQHPALRGVASFESWDETYVHNELTNDRLLLMVREHDGGYEPYTWVREQGKGRVLYTALGHDERTWRVPEFQQLLQSALLWTTGRTNDNLPPPEYTDAGEGLPNYIAGEKWGTEGDRLKRIPKPLAPAESMRHFHTPEGLNVELFGAEPDITKPLAMSFDAQGRLWIIESTDYPNTLRDDPHQNGEDRIKICEDTDGDGKADKFTVFADHLNIPTSVLPYGNGAIVAVAPHILYLEDTDHDGRADRRTILLTGFGRRDTHAVTSNLHYGLDNWIYATVGYSGGTAKAGDVEQSFKQSIYRFRPDGSRFEVLSSTSNNTWGLGISEAGDVFASTANNEHSVYLAIPNRYFESVRGWHGAGSAGIEDHKHYHPIPGDVRQMDWHGAFTAATGHELYTARAFPRKYWNRAALVCEPTGHLVHLDWLVPQGSSFVARDGYNLLASTDPWCAPIAAQVGPDGSVWVLDWYNYVVQHNPTPHGFETGPGNAYQTPLRDRTHGRVYRVVANAGTAGELPRLNRDDSPALLAALGNDNMLWRLHAQRLLVERGRADVVPQLVDLVTKEAGKPSALHALWTLAGLRDSGAIATEPDLMGPSALSSLKSTDPALRRATLKLLPRSGASNAAILDAGCLHDSNDQLRLDALLALSEMPPTPAVAPALIEVLNDPSVETDRWLPLAATSAAARNDAAFLDAVVRGESVASASKSLLNATRTVAEHFARGRPGATALNLIYQLRDTDRPIAEAVVAGLAAGWPADAPLPVNKELEDSLIALLRHLPGSPGLPVITLAKRWRADEGLQAVAQEMQAALFDEARDEAKPDDDRLKAVQGALALDAEGKNSVQVIEIINARTPPDLAASILESLGQSTAAEVGTAIVRGWSRFTPASQTKAALVLLRRPEWTRELLASLESGAIPLANLTVEVEQRLAQHPDSVLREQAAKVLAQGGRTTNPDRQKVFEQLRPLADKHGDAAAGKLVFEKNCAKCHRHGGAGGNVGPDLTGMAARKRADILSDVLDPNRSVEGNFQQYTVTTTDGRILAGLLASETRTTIELLDAEARKQVILREDIDEMSGSKLSLMPEGFEKLPPEDLVNLLEFLAARGRYFPLPLDKVATAVSTIGMFYDHASTAERLIFSDWKPRTLCGVPFYPIDPLEDRIRNVVVLYSPQGTFPPQMPKSVSVPCNAPAKAIHLLSGISGWGYPLGQKGSLTMIVRLVYADKQIEDHPLLNGEHFADYMRQVDVPGSKFAARLRDQQVRYIVIEPARRVEIEHIEFIKGDDATAPVIMAATAEMAE; encoded by the coding sequence TTGCGATGCTGCTTTCTGGCCGCGATAGCGAGTTTCTTCGTCGCCACACCAGCGATTGCCGTTGAGCAGCGTCTGTCGGTGTTGTTCTTAGGCGATCAGGGGCATCATCGTCCGGCCGTGATGCACAACCTCGTCACGGACACCTTCGCCAAGCAAGGGATCGATCTGACGTTCACTACCGATGCGAATGCTTTGAACGGCGACAATCTCGCCAAATACGATGGCCTGCTGATCTTTCGCGATAGCGGCGACCTGCCCGCGGACAATGAAACGGCCCTGCTCGCCTTCATCGAAAACGGCAAAGGACTCGTGGCCGTGCATTGCGCGTCCCACTGCTTTCGCAACAGCCCGAAATATACTGCACTCGTCGGCGGCCGCTTCGCTCATCACGGGACGGGCGACTTTCGCGCCAGAATCATCGACGCGCAACATCCTGCGCTGCGGGGCGTCGCCAGCTTCGAGAGTTGGGACGAGACCTACGTCCATAACGAACTGACCAACGATCGGCTGCTGCTGATGGTGCGCGAGCACGACGGCGGCTACGAACCCTACACCTGGGTTCGCGAGCAGGGCAAAGGACGCGTCCTGTACACGGCGCTCGGCCACGACGAGCGCACCTGGCGCGTGCCGGAATTCCAACAACTGCTGCAGTCGGCCTTGCTCTGGACGACTGGTCGAACGAATGACAACCTTCCGCCGCCCGAATACACGGATGCGGGCGAGGGCTTGCCCAACTATATCGCTGGCGAGAAATGGGGAACCGAAGGGGACCGTTTGAAACGAATCCCCAAACCGCTCGCACCGGCAGAGTCGATGCGGCACTTCCACACGCCCGAGGGACTAAACGTCGAACTCTTTGGCGCCGAGCCCGACATTACCAAACCGCTGGCCATGTCGTTCGACGCACAGGGGCGGCTGTGGATCATCGAAAGCACGGATTATCCCAACACCTTGCGAGATGATCCCCACCAGAACGGTGAAGATCGCATCAAAATCTGCGAGGACACCGACGGCGATGGTAAGGCCGATAAGTTCACCGTCTTCGCCGATCACCTGAACATTCCTACCAGCGTCCTGCCCTACGGCAACGGGGCGATCGTGGCCGTCGCGCCCCACATTCTTTATCTCGAGGATACCGATCACGATGGCCGCGCGGACCGGCGGACCATCCTGCTGACGGGCTTTGGCCGTCGCGACACACACGCGGTCACCTCGAACCTGCACTACGGGCTGGACAACTGGATTTACGCTACGGTTGGCTACAGTGGCGGCACGGCCAAAGCCGGTGACGTCGAACAAAGCTTCAAGCAATCGATCTATCGCTTTCGTCCTGACGGCAGCCGCTTCGAGGTACTTTCCTCGACCAGCAACAACACCTGGGGATTGGGCATATCCGAAGCGGGAGACGTCTTTGCTTCGACGGCAAACAACGAGCACAGCGTCTATCTGGCCATCCCGAACCGTTACTTCGAGAGCGTTCGCGGTTGGCATGGCGCTGGAAGCGCCGGCATCGAAGATCACAAGCACTATCACCCCATTCCCGGCGACGTGCGACAGATGGACTGGCACGGCGCTTTTACGGCTGCCACGGGCCACGAGTTGTACACGGCCCGCGCCTTCCCGCGTAAGTATTGGAATCGCGCTGCCCTGGTGTGCGAGCCGACAGGCCATCTGGTGCATCTCGACTGGCTTGTACCACAAGGCAGCAGCTTCGTCGCACGCGACGGCTACAACTTGCTGGCCAGCACTGACCCCTGGTGCGCGCCGATTGCCGCGCAAGTCGGACCGGACGGATCGGTCTGGGTTCTCGATTGGTACAACTACGTCGTGCAGCACAACCCTACGCCGCACGGCTTCGAAACCGGGCCCGGAAACGCCTATCAAACACCGCTGCGCGATCGGACGCATGGCCGCGTGTACCGAGTTGTGGCGAACGCGGGAACTGCGGGCGAACTACCACGGCTCAACCGTGACGACTCCCCTGCCCTGCTCGCCGCGCTCGGCAACGACAACATGCTGTGGCGGCTGCATGCGCAACGCTTGCTGGTCGAGCGCGGCCGTGCGGACGTCGTTCCGCAGTTGGTTGATCTCGTCACAAAAGAAGCCGGCAAGCCCTCGGCGCTGCACGCGCTTTGGACGCTGGCTGGACTTCGCGACTCCGGTGCCATCGCGACGGAGCCTGACTTGATGGGGCCGTCGGCGCTCAGTTCCCTCAAAAGCACCGATCCAGCACTACGCAGAGCCACGCTTAAGCTGTTACCGCGCAGCGGCGCCTCGAACGCAGCGATCCTCGACGCCGGTTGCCTGCACGATTCGAACGATCAACTACGTCTCGATGCCCTCTTGGCACTGAGCGAGATGCCGCCGACACCAGCCGTGGCCCCGGCTTTGATCGAAGTACTTAACGATCCCTCGGTCGAAACCGACCGCTGGCTACCGCTGGCGGCCACGAGTGCCGCGGCCCGCAACGACGCAGCATTTCTCGATGCGGTCGTTCGTGGTGAATCTGTCGCGTCGGCTTCGAAGTCGCTGCTCAATGCAACCCGCACGGTCGCGGAACATTTTGCCCGCGGCCGCCCCGGTGCCACGGCATTAAATTTGATTTACCAACTCCGTGACACCGATCGGCCAATTGCCGAGGCCGTGGTGGCAGGTCTGGCGGCCGGCTGGCCCGCCGACGCGCCGCTACCGGTTAATAAGGAATTGGAAGACTCGCTCATTGCGCTTTTACGGCATCTGCCGGGATCGCCGGGTTTGCCGGTCATTACCCTCGCGAAACGCTGGCGCGCAGACGAAGGCTTGCAAGCCGTAGCACAAGAGATGCAGGCAGCCCTGTTCGACGAGGCTCGTGACGAAGCCAAGCCTGACGACGATCGCCTCAAAGCCGTTCAAGGCGCGCTCGCCCTAGACGCCGAGGGAAAGAACTCGGTACAGGTCATTGAGATTATCAACGCCCGTACGCCACCCGACTTGGCCGCCTCGATTCTGGAATCGCTCGGTCAGAGCACCGCTGCCGAAGTCGGCACGGCAATCGTTCGAGGCTGGAGCCGATTCACTCCCGCATCCCAAACCAAGGCAGCCTTAGTCTTGCTACGTCGCCCGGAATGGACGCGCGAGTTATTGGCGTCGCTCGAATCAGGGGCGATACCGCTAGCGAATCTAACGGTCGAAGTCGAACAGCGACTGGCCCAACATCCCGACAGCGTCCTGCGCGAGCAGGCGGCCAAGGTGCTGGCCCAAGGCGGGCGAACGACAAATCCCGATCGACAAAAAGTTTTCGAACAGTTGCGACCTTTGGCCGACAAACACGGCGACGCGGCGGCAGGCAAGCTGGTGTTCGAGAAGAACTGCGCGAAATGCCATCGGCATGGCGGCGCCGGGGGCAACGTCGGACCGGACCTGACCGGCATGGCAGCCAGGAAGCGCGCCGACATCCTTTCCGACGTGCTTGATCCCAATCGATCGGTCGAAGGCAATTTTCAGCAATACACGGTGACTACGACCGACGGTCGGATCCTGGCCGGTTTGCTCGCCTCCGAGACACGCACGACGATCGAACTGCTTGACGCCGAAGCCCGAAAGCAGGTCATCCTGCGCGAAGACATCGACGAGATGTCCGGCTCGAAACTATCGCTCATGCCCGAGGGTTTTGAGAAGCTGCCGCCTGAGGACCTGGTCAATTTGCTGGAATTTCTCGCCGCTCGCGGGCGATATTTCCCGCTGCCGCTCGACAAGGTCGCCACCGCCGTAAGCACGATCGGCATGTTCTACGATCACGCCTCGACGGCCGAACGATTGATCTTCTCGGATTGGAAACCGCGCACGCTGTGCGGCGTGCCGTTTTATCCGATCGATCCACTCGAAGATCGCATTCGCAACGTGGTCGTGCTGTACAGCCCGCAGGGAACATTTCCGCCGCAAATGCCGAAGTCGGTGAGCGTGCCGTGCAACGCCCCGGCCAAGGCGATCCATTTGCTCAGCGGTATCTCGGGTTGGGGCTATCCGCTGGGTCAAAAGGGCTCGCTGACCATGATCGTACGACTGGTCTATGCGGACAAGCAGATCGAAGATCATCCACTTCTCAATGGCGAGCACTTCGCCGACTACATGCGCCAGGTGGACGTACCCGGCTCGAAATTCGCCGCTCGGCTGCGCGATCAGCAGGTGCGATACATCGTGATCGAACCGGCGCGGCGCGTGGAAATCGAGCACATCGAATTCATCAAGGGGGACGACGCCACGGCGCCGGTCATCATGGCCGCTACGGCCGAGATGGCAGAATAA
- a CDS encoding alpha/beta fold hydrolase, producing MIVDLLNVSTEDGLRLDGALRTPAADVSPSLGADVVLCLHGTGSNFYASNMMASLTSAFVTAGTAALAANTRGHDGISSTNAPIGRRLQGAAYEIIDACCHDVTAWLALLRDRGYRRPAILGHSLGAVKAIYSQVHRPEPDVAWIVAISPPRLSYSGFLEDSRAEEFLRDYGRAHDLVRHGRSRELIEILFPLAYAISAEGYLDKYGPEERYDILKLIPRVGCPLVMTYGTAELPTSAAFRGMPDAIANLPGGQRRQMMIVAGADHFYAGMYSELWSNVELGLRRVAGTRAESST from the coding sequence GTGATCGTCGATCTGCTTAATGTCTCGACCGAAGATGGTCTACGGCTCGACGGCGCCCTGCGCACTCCGGCCGCAGACGTTTCGCCGTCACTGGGCGCCGACGTCGTGCTTTGTCTGCACGGGACGGGCAGCAATTTCTACGCCTCGAACATGATGGCCAGCCTGACGTCGGCCTTCGTCACCGCAGGCACGGCGGCGCTGGCCGCAAACACGCGGGGCCATGACGGCATCAGTTCGACCAACGCGCCGATTGGACGCCGGTTGCAAGGCGCTGCCTACGAAATCATCGACGCCTGCTGCCACGACGTAACGGCCTGGCTGGCGCTTCTGCGCGACCGTGGTTATCGCCGGCCGGCAATCCTGGGGCATAGCCTAGGCGCCGTGAAGGCAATTTACTCGCAAGTTCATCGCCCCGAGCCGGACGTGGCTTGGATCGTCGCCATCTCGCCTCCACGATTGTCGTACTCTGGCTTCCTCGAAGATTCGCGCGCCGAGGAGTTCCTGCGCGACTATGGCCGCGCTCATGATCTGGTACGGCATGGTCGCTCGCGCGAGTTGATCGAGATCCTCTTTCCACTGGCCTATGCCATCTCGGCCGAGGGCTATCTCGACAAGTACGGCCCTGAGGAGCGCTATGACATCCTCAAACTCATTCCGCGCGTCGGCTGTCCGCTGGTGATGACGTATGGCACGGCCGAGCTTCCCACCAGCGCCGCTTTCCGCGGCATGCCGGACGCGATTGCCAATCTGCCCGGCGGCCAGCGCCGACAAATGATGATCGTAGCCGGCGCCGACCACTTCTATGCCGGCATGTACAGCGAGTTGTGGTCGAATGTCGAGTTGGGATTGCGGCGCGTGGCCGGCACGCGCGCCGAATCAAGTACGTGA
- a CDS encoding DEAD/DEAH box helicase, with the protein MSATIGSSWLATADLAPQVWSVSLGDALDGTARSIDLPSTGQGGAVPRPFARFEATALAGGPSITSTDFRAPRIAVKSHFFTTAAYTNREKPAEEQPPASPQIQTPARSRRYTRVAPPEDVVGLTDRLSMLLEPPLELLLDGSSLEFPAEPFPFQLQGVAFLYPRQAALLADEMGLGKTMQAITAVRLLMHTREARRVLLVCPKPLVTNWQREFGRWAPELPLLTVEGDRARRTWQWRQADAPLVIANYEILRRDADVVTDPALHFDLMVLDESQRIKNRSGSTSQVVRAISRSRSWALTGTPVENSPEDLVGIFDFLRPGHLNPGMKPRRMGRLAGDYILRRTKSEVLKDMPPKMFRDADVPLSTEQRETYRLAEEEGVLRLTEMGEAATIQHVFELVLRLKQICNFDPATGESAKLERLVVDLEEVAASGQKALVFSQWVDTLTNLKKRLARFKPLEYHGSIPAHRRDDILTEFRNDPRRNVLLMSYGAGGVGLNLQFASYVFLFDRWWNPAVEDQAINRAHRIGAAGPVTVTRFLTPGTIEERIERILRDKREVFDAIFTDAVMPRLGLSQEDIFGLFRLKRPAAAGEVAVGEVVAVAS; encoded by the coding sequence ATGAGCGCCACGATCGGCAGTTCTTGGCTCGCCACAGCTGATTTAGCGCCGCAAGTGTGGTCGGTTTCGCTGGGCGACGCGCTGGACGGAACCGCGCGAAGTATCGATCTTCCGTCGACCGGCCAGGGGGGCGCCGTACCTCGCCCGTTCGCGCGGTTCGAAGCCACGGCACTTGCCGGTGGACCGTCGATCACGTCAACGGATTTTCGCGCGCCGCGGATCGCCGTGAAGAGCCACTTTTTTACGACTGCGGCATATACGAATCGCGAGAAGCCGGCCGAGGAACAGCCGCCGGCGTCGCCGCAAATTCAAACGCCCGCTCGTTCACGGCGCTATACGCGCGTTGCGCCCCCTGAGGATGTGGTAGGCCTGACGGACCGACTATCGATGCTGCTCGAGCCACCGCTCGAATTGCTCTTGGACGGATCGAGCCTGGAATTTCCTGCCGAGCCATTTCCGTTTCAGTTGCAGGGAGTGGCGTTTCTGTATCCGCGGCAAGCAGCGCTTTTGGCCGATGAAATGGGGCTCGGCAAAACGATGCAGGCGATCACCGCGGTGCGCCTGTTGATGCATACGCGCGAGGCACGTCGCGTGCTGTTGGTTTGTCCCAAGCCTCTGGTGACGAACTGGCAACGCGAGTTCGGTCGATGGGCTCCTGAGTTGCCGTTGTTGACTGTCGAAGGGGATCGCGCCCGTCGCACTTGGCAGTGGCGCCAGGCCGACGCGCCGCTTGTGATTGCGAACTACGAGATTCTCAGACGCGACGCGGACGTGGTAACCGATCCGGCGCTGCACTTCGACCTGATGGTGCTGGATGAGTCGCAGCGGATCAAGAATCGTTCGGGCAGCACGTCGCAGGTGGTGCGCGCCATTTCGCGGTCGCGCAGTTGGGCGCTGACCGGCACGCCTGTCGAGAATAGCCCGGAAGACCTGGTCGGCATTTTCGATTTTCTCCGACCGGGACATTTGAACCCCGGCATGAAGCCGCGGCGGATGGGCAGGCTGGCGGGCGATTACATTTTGCGGCGGACGAAAAGCGAAGTCTTGAAGGACATGCCTCCCAAGATGTTCCGCGATGCTGACGTGCCGTTGAGTACCGAGCAGCGCGAAACTTACCGGCTGGCGGAAGAAGAGGGCGTGTTACGCCTAACCGAGATGGGCGAGGCTGCGACGATTCAGCACGTGTTCGAACTGGTGTTGCGGCTGAAGCAGATTTGCAACTTCGATCCGGCCACCGGCGAAAGCGCGAAACTCGAACGCCTGGTGGTGGATCTGGAAGAAGTCGCCGCCAGCGGTCAGAAGGCGCTCGTATTCAGTCAGTGGGTCGATACATTGACGAACTTGAAGAAACGCCTGGCGCGCTTTAAGCCCCTCGAATATCACGGCAGCATCCCGGCCCATCGTCGAGACGATATCCTCACCGAGTTCCGGAACGATCCGCGACGGAACGTGCTGTTGATGAGCTACGGGGCAGGGGGGGTAGGGCTGAACTTGCAGTTCGCCAGTTATGTGTTTCTGTTCGACCGCTGGTGGAATCCCGCGGTCGAGGATCAGGCGATCAATCGCGCGCATCGCATTGGCGCGGCAGGACCCGTGACGGTGACCAGGTTTCTCACGCCTGGCACCATTGAGGAGCGGATCGAACGCATCCTGCGCGACAAGCGCGAAGTGTTTGATGCCATATTTACGGACGCCGTGATGCCGCGCCTGGGGCTGTCGCAAGAGGATATCTTTGGCCTGTTTCGGCTGAAACGTCCGGCCGCCGCCGGCGAAGTCGCCGTTGGCGAGGTCGTGGCCGTGGCGTCGTAG
- the solA gene encoding N-methyl-L-tryptophan oxidase, with the protein MAPLDVIVLGTGGIGSAALSALARRGASVLGLDQFPPAHDQGSSHGQTRLIRQAYYEHPDYVPLVRRAYDLWDELSARRGVQLFRRTGLLQAGPADGPVVEGTLASAQRHNLPIESLKPDDIQQHWPGFVVPQHFQGIYEPQAGVLAVEQCVTAHLEDAQAHGARLITGEAALAVQVGPDGVTVETAQQKYAAHRLVIAAGPWASRWLSDLGISLVVRRKPLFWFATRSPAYRASDGCPAFLFETSAGVFYGFPELERGELKIAEHSGGDTVLDPAAVDRNVHADDQARLESFIRDYLPGVSRTRTNHVVCMYTMSVDEHFIVDRHPEQDRVCFVAGLSGHGFKFAPVLGEALADLALEGRSMLPIQFFSCRRAALHTR; encoded by the coding sequence ATGGCACCACTGGACGTCATCGTGTTAGGCACCGGCGGCATCGGTAGTGCCGCGCTTTCTGCCTTGGCCCGGCGCGGCGCTAGCGTGCTGGGCCTGGATCAGTTTCCCCCCGCACACGATCAGGGTAGTTCCCACGGACAGACGCGACTCATCCGTCAGGCGTACTACGAGCATCCCGATTATGTGCCTCTCGTGCGGCGGGCGTACGATCTGTGGGATGAATTGAGCGCACGCCGCGGCGTGCAACTTTTTCGGCGCACGGGGCTCTTGCAAGCCGGCCCAGCCGACGGCCCCGTGGTCGAAGGTACGTTGGCCAGCGCGCAGCGGCATAATTTGCCGATCGAGTCATTAAAGCCCGACGACATCCAACAGCACTGGCCCGGTTTTGTTGTGCCGCAACATTTCCAGGGCATCTACGAACCGCAGGCCGGGGTGCTCGCCGTCGAGCAATGCGTCACCGCGCACCTGGAAGACGCGCAAGCCCACGGCGCCCGGCTAATCACCGGCGAAGCCGCGCTGGCTGTGCAAGTCGGCCCGGACGGTGTCACGGTCGAAACCGCGCAGCAAAAATACGCGGCCCATCGCCTGGTGATCGCGGCCGGCCCCTGGGCTAGCCGCTGGCTTTCCGATCTCGGCATCTCGCTAGTCGTGCGACGGAAACCGTTGTTTTGGTTTGCAACCCGCTCGCCGGCGTATCGCGCGAGCGATGGTTGCCCCGCGTTTCTCTTCGAAACCTCGGCCGGAGTCTTCTACGGCTTTCCGGAACTCGAGCGCGGCGAACTGAAGATCGCCGAGCATAGTGGCGGCGACACCGTTCTCGATCCCGCGGCGGTTGATCGAAATGTACACGCCGACGATCAGGCGCGCTTGGAGTCCTTTATTCGCGATTATTTGCCCGGCGTTTCGCGCACGCGCACGAATCACGTCGTTTGTATGTACACGATGAGTGTCGACGAGCACTTCATCGTCGACCGCCATCCCGAACAGGATCGCGTTTGCTTCGTGGCAGGACTGTCCGGACACGGCTTCAAATTCGCGCCGGTTCTCGGCGAAGCGCTGGCAGATTTGGCGCTCGAGGGGCGCAGCATGCTGCCGATCCAGTTCTTCTCCTGCCGGCGAGCGGCGCTACACACGCGGTAA
- a CDS encoding neutral/alkaline non-lysosomal ceramidase N-terminal domain-containing protein: MLRFLATFVLSLGVLGPVVAVAAQPMRIATFRVDATPPLGSPLCDAAVPPVAKIDDPLSARGIVLLGMDKPVVLCAVDWVGIGNDGHTAWRKALAEAAGTDIHHVAVQTLHQHDAPGCDFLAEQLLAEVGQTGKMFDVEFARRTIQATADAVRSAVERPQAVTHLGLGRAKVKEVASNRRILGPDGNVKHVRWSFTADREARDAPEGVIDPYLQLISFWDGDRPLVSVTYYATHPQSYHGKGAVSGDTVGLARAMREGELPGVAHIHFDGASGNVTMGKYFEGTRESRDQLAVRIADGMRAAWKSVERQPISASDAAWTFEPVQLPISPRMAAEGLRQELAAPTADVKQRVRAAMDLAWIARCERADPIDIGCLRLGNAFVLHMPAELFIEYQLAAQQMRPKSVVAMAAYGDYGAGYIGTAISYPQGGYETGIASRVAPSVEPVLLKAIEKLLK; encoded by the coding sequence ATGTTGCGATTTCTTGCGACTTTCGTTCTTTCTCTTGGCGTTCTCGGGCCTGTCGTCGCGGTGGCCGCACAGCCGATGCGCATTGCCACGTTTCGCGTTGATGCAACGCCCCCGCTGGGGAGTCCTTTGTGTGACGCGGCCGTCCCGCCCGTTGCAAAGATCGATGATCCACTTTCAGCTCGCGGTATTGTCCTGCTGGGTATGGATAAACCGGTCGTGCTCTGTGCGGTGGATTGGGTGGGAATCGGCAATGACGGGCATACAGCGTGGCGCAAGGCATTGGCCGAGGCTGCCGGCACTGACATTCATCACGTGGCCGTGCAAACCTTGCATCAGCATGATGCCCCGGGGTGCGATTTCTTGGCGGAACAACTTCTGGCCGAGGTTGGGCAGACCGGCAAGATGTTCGACGTCGAGTTCGCGCGCCGCACGATTCAGGCAACAGCCGACGCGGTGCGCTCGGCCGTCGAGCGACCGCAGGCCGTCACGCATTTGGGGTTGGGACGCGCGAAAGTGAAAGAGGTGGCATCGAACCGGCGCATTCTCGGCCCGGACGGTAACGTGAAGCATGTCCGCTGGAGCTTTACCGCGGATCGCGAGGCGCGTGACGCCCCCGAAGGTGTGATCGACCCGTACCTGCAGTTGATCAGCTTTTGGGACGGCGACCGGCCGCTTGTATCAGTGACCTACTACGCGACGCATCCCCAAAGTTATCACGGCAAAGGGGCGGTAAGCGGAGACACCGTTGGACTCGCACGGGCTATGCGCGAGGGTGAGTTGCCTGGCGTGGCACACATTCATTTTGACGGTGCGTCGGGCAACGTGACGATGGGAAAATATTTCGAGGGGACGCGCGAAAGTCGCGACCAGCTTGCTGTGCGAATTGCCGACGGCATGCGCGCCGCTTGGAAATCTGTCGAGCGGCAACCCATCTCAGCAAGTGATGCGGCTTGGACTTTCGAACCGGTCCAATTGCCGATCAGTCCGCGGATGGCTGCGGAGGGTTTGCGACAAGAGTTGGCTGCCCCGACGGCGGACGTCAAGCAACGCGTGCGCGCGGCAATGGACCTGGCCTGGATCGCAAGATGCGAGCGCGCCGATCCAATCGACATTGGCTGTCTACGGCTTGGCAATGCTTTTGTATTGCACATGCCGGCCGAGCTTTTCATCGAATATCAGCTCGCGGCTCAGCAGATGCGGCCGAAATCCGTGGTGGCGATGGCCGCTTATGGTGACTACGGCGCAGGATATATCGGCACGGCCATTTCCTATCCGCAGGGCGGGTATGAAACGGGCATCGCGAGCCGTGTCGCGCCTAGCGTGGAACCAGTGCTTCTGAAAGCGATCGAGAAGCTCTTGAAATAA
- the holA gene encoding DNA polymerase III subunit delta — MSGITQALDFLEKTTATVPAVCAVFGDEVFLKHEALDHLRSLVLEDGDADFSLTEFTGDDVEAHQVFDCLSTVALFGGGRRLVVVRKADDFVSRNRAALETYVAHPKSSGVLVLEVATWPANTKLAKAVAAEGWSVECKAPSTQALTKWLVARATKKHQARLERQAAELLLDTVEPDLGLLDQELAKLALSAGVNGTIDAALVRELVGGWRTKTTWDMLDLATAGHASEAILQLDRLLSAGESPVAVLAQIGSTLRRFASAARIVEQAERAGRRTTLKQALETAGFRSFIAAKAETQLRQLGRQRSARLFRWVLDADLALKGGSSSPARARIVLDQLIARMSRAADAVPQ, encoded by the coding sequence ATGTCCGGCATTACCCAGGCACTCGACTTTCTGGAAAAGACCACGGCCACGGTTCCGGCCGTGTGCGCGGTGTTCGGCGACGAAGTATTTCTGAAACATGAAGCATTGGACCATTTACGATCGCTTGTTCTTGAGGACGGGGACGCCGACTTTTCACTCACTGAATTCACAGGGGACGACGTCGAAGCGCATCAGGTTTTCGATTGTCTATCGACCGTCGCACTCTTTGGTGGCGGGCGTCGGCTGGTCGTGGTGCGCAAAGCCGATGACTTCGTTTCACGCAACCGCGCGGCACTCGAAACCTACGTGGCGCACCCCAAGTCTTCCGGCGTGCTGGTCCTCGAGGTCGCGACCTGGCCGGCCAATACCAAGCTGGCCAAGGCCGTAGCGGCCGAGGGATGGTCGGTCGAATGTAAGGCGCCCTCCACACAAGCGCTGACGAAGTGGCTCGTGGCTCGGGCGACAAAAAAGCATCAGGCACGTTTAGAACGGCAGGCCGCCGAGTTGTTACTCGATACGGTCGAGCCGGACTTGGGACTTCTGGACCAGGAACTCGCCAAGCTCGCCCTCTCGGCAGGCGTTAACGGGACGATCGACGCAGCACTCGTGCGCGAGCTGGTCGGCGGCTGGCGAACCAAAACCACTTGGGACATGCTCGACCTGGCCACGGCCGGACATGCTAGCGAAGCCATCTTGCAGCTCGATCGCCTGCTCTCGGCCGGCGAAAGCCCGGTGGCCGTACTCGCTCAGATCGGTTCAACCCTGCGACGTTTTGCCTCGGCCGCGCGCATCGTCGAGCAAGCCGAACGAGCCGGTCGTCGTACAACGCTCAAGCAGGCCCTCGAAACGGCCGGCTTTCGATCGTTCATTGCCGCCAAAGCCGAAACACAATTGCGACAACTGGGCCGGCAGCGAAGCGCCCGCCTCTTCCGCTGGGTCCTCGACGCGGACCTGGCGTTGAAAGGGGGTAGCTCTTCGCCGGCCCGCGCCCGCATCGTGCTCGATCAGTTGATTGCGCGGATGTCACGCGCGGCCGATGCCGTGCCGCAATAA